The genomic region GTCGATTTCCAGAGATGTCTATGGCTTGAGCCATTGCAATTTTACTGATCTCCTGTGGCAAGGGCCCTTGCAGAGAATTCCATGAAAAATTGAGATAGAATACCAGATTTTTAAGGTTGGCAATAACATCAGGAGGTATCCTTCCCACTAATTTATTGTAAGATAAGTCAATGAGCTCCAACTTCTGACATCCTGCTAAACTAACAGGGATCTCCCCTGACAAGTTGTTGTGCTGAAGCAAAAGTCGTCTTAGCTGTTGGGGGCTACAAAGAGAATCAGGCATTTTTCCAGATAGCCGGTTGTGACTAAGATTTAGGAGTCCGAGATGTTGCATTTGACCTATATCACTTGGAATGCTTCCTTCTAATTTGTTCCCACCCAACCACAATCTTTCCAACTTCTGGAATCTTTTAATTCCAGATGGAATATTGCCACTGAAAAGATTACCGCTTAAACTCAAGTATGTTAAGTTTGTTAGATTGACAATCTGTTGTGTTATGCTTCCGCTTatcatgttgtatgataaatccaataAATAGAGATGGGGAGACAGTTGGCCTATGGATGGGGGCAATATACCAGTGAGACGATTATCCCACACTGATATTTCTTGCAAGTGGGAGCAATTTGTAAGAGAAGTTAGAAAAGACAATGTGTTACTGCTGTCACTAACAAGTTGATTGGTCTGTAGCTCAAGGGTGGTAAGGAGGTTCAACTTGCCCAGCTCCATTGGCACCATTCCACTGAGCTGGTTTTCAGCTAAAAGAAGCTCTGTGAGGTTGGAACAATTTCCAAGGGAGTTTGGTATTTTTCCACTAAGCTGGTTTCCCCATAAACTGAGATATTGCAAATTGGAGAGCTTGGTACCAATTTCCCGTGGAATATGTCCACTGAGCTGGTTTCCCCATAAATTGAGATATTGCAAATTGGAGAGCTTGGTACCAATTTCCCGTGGAATATGTCCACTGAGCTGGTTTTCAGATAGATCTAATCCTATCAGTTTCGAGAGTTTTGCTAAAGAGCTGGGAATGGTGCCTGATAAGTTATCTGTATAAAGGTAAAGTATCTGCAGGTGAGTGAGCATGCCCAATTCAGGGGGAATGGGGCCATGAAGATCATTTTCTTCCAATTCTAATTCGGTCAAGGAAGACAGGTTTCCTAAAGAGCTGGGAATGGTGCCTGATAAGTTATTTGTATAAAGGTAAAGTTTCTGCAGGTGAGTAAGCATGCCCAATTCAGGGGGAATGGGACCTGACAACTGATTCTTACTGAGGGATAGGCTCTGTAGTTGAGACAGGGCTCCCAATTCAGAAGGAATGAGGCCGTAGAGATCATTATATCCCAAATGCAAATAAACTAAAGTCGATAGGTTTTTGAAAGAAGGGGGAATGACACCTGTGAGACTGTTTTGTCCTAAGTAGAGGAACTTCAATCTCGTAAGGAGACTCAGCTCAGGCGGAATGCTGCCATGCAGTTGGTTATAGGAGAGTGCCAGATCATACAAACTGTGGCAAGCGGAGAGAGTGGGCGGAATGGTTCCTTGCAATTGATTGCGGTGTAGCAAGAGTACCTGCAGATGGGTGAGTTGGGCGAGTTGAGGTGGAATGGTAGAAGTGAGGGTATTGTTGGAGAGATCGAGGGATTGAAGGGAGGAGAGATTCCCGAGCAGAGGAGAGATGGTGCCGTGTAAGTTCATGGCGGATAAGTTGAGGGCGACGACGGAGTGGAAAGAGGGATCGCAGGTAACGGCAGACCAATTACAGAGGGGGTGAAGGGGAGTCCAATCTGGCAGTGAAGAGCTGTTGTTGTTGGAAATAGCCGTTTTGAATTGCAGGAGCAATCGTTTCTGTTGAGAGATATTGAGAGAGTGAGGAAGAGCGGAGATTGAAAAGATGCAGAGCATGATGAAAgagtagaaccaaagaggagccaTGGTAGACCAAGCTGGGGCAGTGGGAAGCACAGGAATGAATGTGATAGAATGGGAATGGAGGAATAAATAAATTGAGGCTTTGTGTTTTAATACTTTGAGA from Cryptomeria japonica chromosome 3, Sugi_1.0, whole genome shotgun sequence harbors:
- the LOC131037002 gene encoding putative receptor-like protein kinase At3g47110, which produces MAPLWFYSFIMLCIFSISALPHSLNISQQKRLLLQFKTAISNNNSSSLPDWTPLHPLCNWSAVTCDPSFHSVVALNLSAMNLHGTISPLLGNLSSLQSLDLSNNTLTSTIPPQLAQLTHLQVLLLHRNQLQGTIPPTLSACHSLYDLALSYNQLHGSIPPELSLLTRLKFLYLGQNSLTGVIPPSFKNLSTLVYLHLGYNDLYGLIPSELGALSQLQSLSLSKNQLSGPIPPELGMLTHLQKLYLYTNNLSGTIPSSLGNLSSLTELELEENDLHGPIPPELGMLTHLQILYLYTDNLSGTIPSSLAKLSKLIGLDLSENQLSGHIPREIGTKLSNLQYLNLWGNQLSGHIPREIGTKLSNLQYLSLWGNQLSGKIPNSLGNCSNLTELLLAENQLSGMVPMELGKLNLLTTLELQTNQLVSDSSNTLSFLTSLTNCSHLQEISVWDNRLTGILPPSIGQLSPHLYLLDLSYNMISGSITQQIVNLTNLTYLSLSGNLFSGNIPSGIKRFQKLERLWLGGNKLEGSIPSDIGQMQHLGLLNLSHNRLSGKMPDSLCSPQQLRRLLLQHNNLSGEIPVSLAGCQKLELIDLSYNKLVGRIPPDVIANLKNLVFYLNFSWNSLQGPLPQEISKIAMAQAIDISGNRLTGVIPNSLGDCTELEHLNLSHNAFEGPIPASLSKLKNLEEMDLSFNNLSGQIPEGGLFPNRTVITLFMRNPGLCGPTNYSLPPCPKQTLEKHSLLKKIVLSVVGTFAFILCSYILGILWTQILSSQPFHPSNFIFQRLIYQKISYQELVIATAEFDESNLLGVGNFGSVYKGILRDGKIVAIKALNLQNEEAHKSFITECKVLGRIRHRNLIKIISAFSYPGFKGLVLQFASNGSLEKHLHPGRDNQEFSKLEFEDCLSIAMDVAHGMEYLHHDCPLQIVHCDLKTSNVLLDDNMTALVTDFGISRLTSTPNSIDSFSATTFTLKGSIGYIAPEYGLRGSVSTKGDVYSYGILILEMVTRKRPSDDIFAGDLNLHKWVRSAFPDRLADIVDCGLLRDVNENLQDNRCLVSFIHVGLLCSSESPRERPSMKDVARFLESLKTSSMDGAVASNLTSTISDLLHNTNRAEILASDSQSSTF